From uncultured Roseateles sp., the proteins below share one genomic window:
- a CDS encoding NAD-dependent epimerase/dehydratase family protein, whose protein sequence is MTPAAEIRDPVLVLGGAGFIGSSVVRALVAQGLRPRVLTRPSRSIANLRDILDRIELIHGDFMDDTVLRVAMKGVRTVYHLITTTFPNMVIESSNYDLLSNLLPTIRMLEIARESGACRIVYASSGGTIYGEPQQLPIPESHPLAPKSAYGQSKLTIENYLSFYGRTTPLEVSILRLSNPYGPQQNPFGNQGLIAVAMGCLLDGRPLKVFGEGSAVRDYIFIDDVVDALLRAGLAPPDVLNISFGEGRSVMQVLDAVERVSGRKLDRVQLPDRRGDVSVNVLDNSRARASLGWAPSCGFEDGVARTWAAFRAA, encoded by the coding sequence ATGACCCCGGCCGCCGAGATTCGAGACCCCGTGCTGGTGCTGGGCGGCGCCGGCTTCATTGGGTCCTCCGTCGTGCGCGCGCTGGTGGCGCAAGGCCTGCGGCCGCGGGTGCTGACGCGGCCCAGCCGCTCGATCGCCAATCTGCGCGACATCCTCGACCGCATCGAGCTGATACACGGCGACTTCATGGACGACACCGTGCTGCGCGTGGCGATGAAGGGGGTGCGCACCGTCTACCACCTGATCACCACCACCTTTCCGAATATGGTGATAGAGAGCAGCAACTACGATCTGCTGTCGAACCTGCTGCCGACGATACGCATGCTGGAGATCGCGCGCGAGAGCGGTGCCTGCCGCATCGTCTACGCGTCCTCGGGTGGCACGATTTACGGCGAGCCCCAGCAGCTGCCCATCCCCGAGAGCCACCCGCTGGCGCCCAAGTCGGCCTATGGCCAGAGCAAGCTGACCATCGAGAACTACCTCAGCTTCTACGGCCGCACCACGCCGCTGGAGGTCAGCATCCTGCGTCTGTCCAACCCCTACGGCCCGCAGCAGAACCCCTTCGGCAACCAGGGCCTGATCGCGGTGGCCATGGGCTGCCTGCTGGACGGCCGGCCGTTGAAGGTGTTCGGCGAGGGCTCGGCCGTGCGCGACTACATCTTCATCGACGATGTGGTGGACGCCTTGCTGCGCGCTGGCCTGGCGCCGCCCGATGTGCTGAACATCTCTTTCGGCGAGGGCCGCAGCGTGATGCAGGTGCTGGACGCGGTGGAGCGGGTCAGCGGCCGCAAGCTCGACCGCGTGCAACTGCCGGACCGGCGCGGCGATGTCAGCGTCAATGTGCTGGACAACTCCCGGGCGAGGGCCAGCCTGGGCTGGGCGCCGAGCTGCGGCTTCGAGGACGGCGTGGCGCGGACCTGGGCCGCCTTCCGTGCGGCTTGA
- a CDS encoding ion transporter: MAATDEARQQADRLGRPLAGWRLRLYTIIFEADTRAGRNFDLALIALVLLSIALVMLESVAAVKVRFGSGLAWVEYLFTAIFSIEYLLRLACVRNPWRYARSFYGLVDLMAVLPTYLALFAPELYALVDVRVLRLLRVFRVFKLSAYVNEIGMLTQALRASARKIQVFLSVVLMLVVIMGTLMYVIEGPGHGFTSIPTSIYWAISTMTTVGFGDIAPKTDLGRAIASVMMLLGWGVLAVPTGIVTAEMTAHRQGRPATTRSCHECLSEGHLPEARFCRDCGAKLPAYQREGASGPA, translated from the coding sequence ATGGCCGCTACTGACGAAGCCAGGCAGCAAGCCGATCGCCTGGGCCGTCCGCTGGCCGGCTGGCGGCTGCGGCTGTACACCATCATCTTCGAGGCCGACACCCGCGCCGGCCGCAACTTCGACCTGGCCCTGATCGCCCTGGTGCTGCTGAGCATTGCGCTGGTGATGCTGGAGAGCGTGGCCGCCGTCAAGGTGCGCTTCGGCTCGGGCCTCGCCTGGGTGGAGTACCTGTTCACCGCCATCTTCAGCATCGAATACCTGCTGCGCCTGGCCTGTGTGCGCAACCCCTGGCGCTATGCGCGCAGCTTCTACGGCCTGGTCGATCTGATGGCCGTGCTGCCCACCTACCTGGCCCTGTTCGCCCCCGAGCTGTACGCCCTGGTCGACGTGCGCGTGCTGCGCCTGCTGCGCGTGTTCCGCGTCTTCAAGCTCAGCGCCTATGTGAACGAGATCGGCATGCTGACCCAGGCGCTGCGCGCCAGCGCACGCAAGATCCAGGTCTTTCTGTCGGTGGTGCTGATGCTGGTGGTCATCATGGGCACCCTGATGTACGTGATCGAAGGCCCGGGCCATGGCTTCACCAGCATACCGACCAGCATCTACTGGGCGATCTCGACCATGACCACGGTGGGCTTCGGCGACATCGCCCCCAAGACCGACCTCGGCCGCGCCATCGCCTCGGTGATGATGCTGCTGGGCTGGGGCGTGCTGGCCGTGCCCACCGGCATCGTCACAGCCGAAATGACCGCCCACCGGCAAGGGCGGCCGGCGACCACGCGCAGCTGCCACGAATGCCTCAGCGAAGGCCATCTGCCCGAGGCCCGCTTCTGCCGCGACTGCGGCGCGAAGCTGCCGGCCTATCAGCGTGAAGGAGCGTCCGGCCCGGCTTGA
- a CDS encoding methyltransferase domain-containing protein, which translates to MLDTTMLEQRIKGLGLVCPRCRGGLSANAQGYRCRVCASDYAFTDGFPDLIEGERFDDPSDDTLLRYEEQSNADLTNHYWQPLFRKLWPQRQAGGREPRLLSVGCGTGVDVDLLRDGGFDSVGIDCGNRSNVWPRRRHTERLVMANGKHLPFDDNSFDCAFCGCVFPHVGVVGDTDVTAPDVHLQRCAMAREMVRVLRPGGYIIVSSPNRWFPFDIFHGRKPGQYRPRFNPPSSRFLLSVGDYQDLFAQAGCGPAQALPVENYWGFIRSRHSIKGAVFGLPVRFVFWLVSRPGMGFLRGSPVNPWLVVMMQKTG; encoded by the coding sequence ATGCTCGACACCACGATGCTGGAGCAAAGAATCAAGGGCCTGGGCCTGGTCTGCCCGCGCTGCCGGGGCGGGTTGAGCGCCAATGCCCAGGGCTATCGCTGTCGCGTCTGCGCCAGCGACTATGCCTTTACCGATGGCTTCCCCGACCTGATCGAGGGCGAGCGCTTCGATGACCCCAGCGACGACACGCTGCTGCGCTACGAGGAGCAGTCCAATGCCGACCTGACCAACCACTACTGGCAGCCGCTGTTCCGCAAGCTCTGGCCGCAGCGCCAGGCCGGCGGCCGTGAGCCGCGCCTGCTGTCGGTGGGCTGTGGCACAGGCGTCGATGTGGACCTGCTGCGCGACGGCGGCTTCGACAGCGTCGGCATCGACTGCGGCAACCGCAGCAATGTCTGGCCCCGACGCCGCCATACCGAGCGGCTGGTGATGGCCAATGGCAAGCACCTGCCCTTCGACGACAACAGCTTCGACTGCGCCTTCTGCGGCTGCGTGTTCCCCCACGTCGGTGTGGTCGGCGACACCGATGTCACCGCGCCCGACGTGCATCTGCAGCGCTGCGCGATGGCGCGCGAGATGGTGCGCGTGCTCAGGCCCGGGGGCTACATCATCGTCAGCAGCCCCAACCGCTGGTTCCCCTTCGACATCTTCCACGGCCGCAAGCCGGGCCAGTACAGGCCCCGCTTCAATCCGCCGAGCAGCCGCTTCCTGCTCTCGGTGGGCGACTACCAGGATCTGTTCGCCCAGGCCGGCTGCGGCCCGGCCCAGGCGCTGCCGGTGGAGAACTACTGGGGCTTCATCCGCAGCCGGCATTCGATCAAGGGCGCGGTGTTCGGCCTGCCGGTGCGCTTCGTGTTCTGGCTGGTGTCGCGGCCGGGCATGGGCTTTCTGCGCGGCTCGCCGGTCAACCCCTGGCTGGTCGTGATGATGCAGAAGACGGGGTGA
- a CDS encoding TIM-barrel domain-containing protein, translated as MKPLRLLLLLCLACLGPAWGVPVALGPVTLATPLANGASLALGGVGGSLRIEFLAGGIVHIEATPPGAATLSTGAMLAQTPASGAPDFFDDGSKVFLRQAGLSVIVIKNPLQVVVMRNDGSVLSADLPGGVLWDADSGLVIGAKFTAPDERFFGLGLAGGPLDRRGRLMLMRNSDRAAYEELSNPLYSSTPFFYGQRDGKTYGLFVDNPSTTQFDLGRQWTEVLSIASQAGTLSYYLIPGPTPAEVARGFGRLTGNTALPPRWSLGYLQAHFGYASAAEVLGLAQEFRARSIPADAFFLDLDYTDRLFTMSWNPGTFPDPAGFNAQMAAMGFKRVNILEPLLTVFDPLWSSYAGAGLLATGPDGQPLITPIWMGEVSWIDFTKPAARADFKLRLKNFLATGVSGLWADLNEPAANDMPYARFDFSGQPRLEYASRNVYALLEVAALHEALAEAQPGLRPFIVSRSGFAGMQRYAANWSGDTDSTFDSLRVQVQIAASMGLSGQNLFGADVGGFLGAPNAELFLRWLQFGVATPLLRNHSTNTSPLREPWRFGEPYTSVAKAMIEWRYRLMPYLYGLFVQAERDSQPVLAPTFFHFPADTATHAQSGEYLLGPSLLVAPVFTEGATTRSLYLPSGASWFDYNTDQRYSGGQQVQVAAPLHQLPMFVRAGSIVPMGPVRQFADQVVEEMLLLDVFPGANASFTLHDDDGATTAYRNGAYLDSLLSWTEGSGFAQLDVSNTGGTLAAISRPWWVQVRAWPQAPARVLADGVALAHAASPAAMGEAGAWFHDAAGGRLLVRMPGRKPAQSLRVER; from the coding sequence ATGAAGCCGCTGCGCTTGCTGCTGCTGCTCTGCCTGGCCTGCCTCGGCCCGGCCTGGGGCGTGCCGGTGGCGCTGGGCCCGGTGACCCTGGCCACGCCGCTGGCCAATGGCGCCAGCCTGGCGCTCGGCGGGGTGGGCGGCAGCCTGCGCATCGAGTTCCTGGCCGGCGGCATCGTCCACATCGAGGCCACACCGCCCGGGGCGGCCACGCTCAGCACCGGCGCGATGCTGGCGCAGACGCCGGCCAGCGGCGCGCCGGACTTCTTCGACGATGGCAGCAAGGTGTTTCTGCGCCAGGCCGGCCTCAGCGTCATCGTCATCAAGAATCCGCTGCAGGTGGTGGTGATGCGCAATGACGGCTCGGTGCTGTCGGCCGACCTGCCCGGCGGCGTGCTGTGGGACGCCGACAGCGGTCTGGTCATAGGCGCCAAGTTCACCGCCCCCGACGAACGCTTCTTCGGCCTGGGCCTGGCCGGCGGACCGCTGGACCGGCGCGGCCGGCTGATGCTGATGCGCAACAGCGACCGTGCGGCCTACGAGGAGCTCAGCAATCCGCTGTATTCGAGCACCCCGTTCTTCTACGGCCAGCGCGACGGCAAGACCTACGGGCTGTTCGTGGACAACCCCTCGACCACGCAGTTCGACCTCGGCAGGCAATGGACCGAGGTGCTGAGCATCGCCTCGCAGGCCGGCACCTTGAGCTACTACCTGATCCCCGGCCCGACACCGGCCGAGGTGGCCCGTGGCTTCGGTCGCCTGACCGGCAACACGGCGCTGCCGCCGCGCTGGAGCCTGGGCTATCTGCAGGCCCACTTCGGCTATGCCAGTGCGGCCGAGGTGCTGGGCCTGGCCCAGGAGTTCCGCGCCCGCAGCATCCCGGCCGACGCCTTCTTCCTCGACCTGGACTACACCGACCGCCTGTTCACGATGAGCTGGAACCCGGGCACCTTTCCCGACCCGGCGGGCTTCAACGCCCAGATGGCGGCGATGGGCTTCAAGCGCGTCAACATCCTGGAGCCGCTGCTGACGGTGTTCGACCCGCTGTGGTCCAGCTATGCCGGCGCGGGCTTGCTGGCCACCGGGCCCGACGGTCAGCCGCTGATCACGCCGATCTGGATGGGCGAGGTCAGCTGGATCGACTTCACCAAGCCGGCGGCGCGGGCGGACTTCAAGTTGCGGCTGAAGAACTTCCTGGCCACCGGGGTCAGCGGTCTGTGGGCCGATCTGAACGAGCCCGCGGCCAATGACATGCCCTACGCGCGCTTTGACTTCAGCGGCCAGCCGAGGCTCGAATACGCCTCGCGCAATGTCTATGCGCTGCTGGAGGTGGCGGCCCTGCACGAGGCGCTGGCCGAGGCGCAGCCGGGCCTGCGGCCCTTCATCGTCTCGCGCTCCGGTTTTGCCGGCATGCAGCGCTATGCCGCCAACTGGAGCGGCGACACCGACTCCACCTTCGACTCATTGCGCGTGCAGGTGCAGATTGCTGCCTCGATGGGCCTGTCCGGCCAGAACCTGTTCGGCGCCGATGTCGGCGGCTTTCTCGGCGCGCCCAACGCCGAGCTGTTCCTGCGCTGGCTGCAGTTCGGCGTGGCAACGCCGCTGCTGCGCAACCACTCGACCAACACCTCGCCGCTGCGCGAGCCCTGGCGCTTTGGCGAACCCTACACCTCGGTGGCCAAGGCGATGATCGAATGGCGCTACCGCTTGATGCCCTACCTCTACGGCCTGTTCGTCCAGGCCGAGCGCGACAGCCAACCGGTGCTGGCACCGACCTTCTTCCACTTCCCCGCGGATACGGCCACGCACGCACAGAGCGGCGAGTACCTGCTCGGTCCTTCGCTGCTGGTGGCGCCGGTGTTTACCGAGGGCGCGACCACCCGTTCGCTGTATCTGCCATCGGGGGCCAGCTGGTTCGACTACAACACCGATCAGCGCTACAGCGGGGGCCAGCAGGTGCAGGTGGCAGCCCCTCTGCACCAGCTGCCGATGTTCGTGCGGGCCGGCAGCATCGTGCCCATGGGGCCGGTGCGGCAGTTTGCCGATCAGGTGGTCGAGGAGATGCTGCTGCTGGATGTCTTTCCCGGCGCCAACGCCAGCTTCACCCTGCATGACGACGATGGCGCAACCACCGCCTATCGCAACGGCGCCTATCTGGACAGCCTGCTGAGCTGGACTGAAGGCAGCGGCTTTGCGCAGCTCGATGTGAGCAACACCGGTGGCACGCTGGCGGCTATCAGCCGGCCGTGGTGGGTCCAGGTGCGGGCCTGGCCGCAGGCGCCGGCCCGGGTGCTGGCCGATGGCGTGGCGCTCGCCCACGCCGCCAGCCCTGCCGCCATGGGCGAGGCGGGGGCCTGGTTTCACGATGCTGCCGGCGGGCGTTTGCTGGTGCGTATGCCTGGGCGAAAGCCGGCGCAATCACTGCGCGTGGAGCGCTGA
- the deoC gene encoding deoxyribose-phosphate aldolase yields the protein MKPDLTLADAAPLALRCLDLTSLNDTDTAADIEALCRRAQSPFGPVAAVCVWPRFVGLARSRLPASVRVAAVANFPAGGLDLPPVLAEVHGIAAAGADEIDVVLPYRALMQGRVAACADFLAAVRDASRPLTLKVIIESGELATPVLIAQATRLALEAGADFVKTSTGKTRVSATPEAAAVMLGEIAGGSFGRAGFKASGGIRTVADAAVYLQLAARHLGPAPLGPQRLRLGASALLGDIESVLSAATVQAPQHRQAGPDAPSR from the coding sequence ATGAAACCCGACCTGACCCTCGCCGATGCGGCCCCCCTGGCGTTGCGCTGCCTGGACCTGACCAGCCTCAACGACACCGACACGGCCGCTGATATCGAGGCCCTGTGCCGACGCGCGCAGAGCCCCTTCGGCCCGGTGGCCGCGGTCTGCGTCTGGCCGCGCTTCGTCGGCCTGGCACGCAGCCGGCTGCCGGCCAGCGTGCGGGTGGCGGCGGTGGCCAACTTCCCGGCCGGTGGGCTTGACCTGCCGCCGGTCCTTGCTGAGGTGCACGGGATTGCCGCCGCCGGCGCTGACGAGATCGATGTGGTGCTGCCCTACCGGGCACTGATGCAGGGCCGGGTGGCGGCCTGCGCGGATTTCCTGGCCGCGGTGCGCGACGCGAGCCGGCCGCTGACGCTCAAGGTCATCATCGAAAGCGGCGAGCTGGCCACGCCGGTGCTGATCGCCCAGGCGACCCGGCTGGCCTTGGAGGCCGGCGCCGATTTCGTCAAGACCAGCACCGGCAAGACCCGCGTGTCGGCCACGCCCGAGGCGGCCGCTGTGATGCTGGGCGAGATTGCCGGCGGCAGCTTCGGCCGTGCTGGCTTCAAGGCTTCGGGGGGGATACGCACGGTGGCCGACGCGGCGGTGTATCTCCAGCTGGCGGCTCGGCATCTGGGCCCTGCGCCGCTGGGCCCGCAACGGCTGCGCCTGGGCGCCAGTGCCTTGCTCGGAGATATCGAAAGCGTGCTCTCGGCTGCCACGGTCCAGGCGCCCCAGCACCGTCAAGCCGGGCCGGACGCTCCTTCACGCTGA
- a CDS encoding ABC transporter substrate-binding protein has product MRLFSTLKSSSWLARLLGAALLALGLLGPVQAKTLRFASGFDPQSMDPHALALAYQSRVLTQVYEGLVGRDQQFQLEPALALSWAPLDSKTWRFKLRPNVKFHDGAAFTADDVVFSIERALASNSQRAPQLLGVRGARKVDALTVDVLLDSPDAVLPHKFWLVAMMSKAWCEKNNVTRPQDYNGKQETFAVRNANGTGPYQLKSYEADVRLVLVAHPQWWGQRGDVDEAVYTVIQSDATRLAALNSGQVDFVIDPPFQDVQRLQQDKQLKVVTTTDIGTQYLAFDQFREELQVSDIKGRNPFKDIRVRRAVYQAIDIDLIVKQVLRGQATPTGSFISRLLDGYVPELEKRLPYDPAAARALLTEAGYPNGFSTNLDCVNAAYRAAVCQSVAGMLARVGIKINFIASPSSTFFPKLTQATGNFVEFGWSPGTDPWGIFNVLVRTKEGTGSAGAFNAGRYSNAKLDALIDALRVEPDLVRRRQMVGEALAIVHTELPVIPLYHRALNWVMRSNISVVQWPNDMLELRFVKML; this is encoded by the coding sequence ATGCGCTTGTTCAGCACCCTGAAATCTTCGTCGTGGCTCGCCCGTTTGCTGGGTGCTGCGCTGCTGGCGCTCGGCCTGCTGGGGCCGGTGCAGGCCAAGACGCTGAGGTTTGCCAGCGGCTTCGATCCGCAGAGCATGGACCCCCATGCCCTGGCCCTGGCCTATCAATCGCGGGTGCTGACCCAGGTGTATGAGGGCCTGGTGGGCCGCGACCAGCAGTTCCAGCTGGAGCCGGCGCTGGCTCTGTCCTGGGCGCCGCTGGACAGCAAGACCTGGCGCTTCAAGCTGCGGCCCAATGTCAAGTTCCACGATGGCGCGGCCTTCACTGCCGATGACGTGGTGTTCTCGATCGAGCGGGCCCTGGCATCGAACTCGCAGCGCGCACCGCAGCTGCTGGGTGTCAGGGGCGCGCGCAAGGTCGATGCGCTGACCGTCGACGTGCTGCTGGATTCGCCCGACGCCGTGCTGCCGCACAAGTTCTGGCTGGTGGCGATGATGAGCAAGGCCTGGTGCGAGAAGAACAACGTCACCCGCCCGCAGGACTACAACGGCAAGCAGGAGACCTTTGCCGTGCGCAATGCCAATGGCACGGGCCCCTATCAGCTGAAGAGCTACGAGGCCGATGTGCGCCTGGTGCTGGTGGCGCACCCGCAGTGGTGGGGCCAGCGCGGCGATGTCGATGAGGCCGTCTACACGGTGATCCAGTCCGATGCCACGCGGCTGGCGGCGCTCAATTCGGGCCAGGTGGACTTCGTCATCGACCCCCCGTTCCAGGACGTGCAGCGCCTGCAGCAGGACAAACAGCTGAAGGTCGTCACCACCACCGACATCGGCACCCAGTACCTGGCCTTCGACCAGTTCCGCGAGGAGCTGCAGGTCAGCGACATCAAGGGCCGCAATCCGTTCAAGGACATCCGCGTGCGCCGCGCCGTCTACCAGGCCATCGACATCGATCTGATCGTCAAGCAGGTGCTGCGCGGCCAGGCCACGCCGACCGGCTCCTTCATCTCCAGGCTGCTCGACGGCTATGTGCCCGAGCTGGAAAAGCGCCTGCCCTATGATCCGGCGGCCGCGCGCGCGCTGCTCACCGAGGCCGGCTACCCGAATGGCTTCAGCACCAATCTGGATTGCGTCAACGCCGCCTACCGCGCGGCGGTGTGCCAGTCGGTGGCCGGCATGCTGGCGCGGGTGGGCATCAAGATCAACTTCATTGCCTCGCCCAGCTCGACCTTCTTCCCCAAGCTGACCCAGGCCACCGGCAATTTCGTCGAGTTCGGCTGGTCGCCGGGCACCGACCCCTGGGGCATCTTCAATGTGCTGGTGCGCACCAAGGAGGGCACGGGCAGTGCCGGCGCCTTCAATGCCGGGCGCTACAGCAATGCCAAACTGGATGCGCTGATCGACGCGCTGCGCGTCGAGCCCGATCTGGTGCGCCGCCGCCAGATGGTCGGCGAGGCGCTGGCCATCGTCCATACCGAGCTGCCGGTGATTCCGCTGTACCACCGTGCGCTCAACTGGGTGATGCGCAGCAACATCAGCGTCGTGCAATGGCCCAATGACATGCTGGAGCTGCGTTTTGTGAAGATGCTTTGA
- a CDS encoding polysaccharide biosynthesis/export family protein — protein sequence MTQHPSRIIASLLMIIASLLAGCASQSQNVGQRAVPAAAYMAQDSDGKKIEGGSLSYQLQPGDQIDIKFYYNPELNEQALVGPDGRIALQLIGELNVSGLSTQELSDELTKRYGKTLRQPQATVILRKYALARVFVSGEVNAPAAHTLDAGPLTALQAIVQSGGFRKGAERSNVVVLRNSASGQPVFIKLDMQGHLEQSVQADILLRPYDIVFVPQKRIAEVAEFFDEYINKIVPLYRNMGFYFNYNLRDKVEVRTSP from the coding sequence ATGACACAACATCCCTCAAGAATCATTGCCAGCTTGCTGATGATCATCGCCAGCCTGCTGGCCGGCTGTGCCAGCCAGTCGCAGAACGTCGGCCAGCGTGCCGTGCCCGCTGCCGCCTATATGGCGCAGGACAGCGATGGCAAGAAGATCGAAGGCGGCAGCCTCAGCTACCAGCTGCAGCCGGGCGACCAGATCGACATCAAGTTCTATTACAACCCCGAGCTGAACGAGCAGGCCCTGGTCGGCCCGGACGGCCGCATCGCGCTGCAGCTGATCGGTGAGCTCAATGTCAGCGGACTGTCCACCCAGGAGCTTTCCGATGAGCTGACCAAGCGCTATGGCAAGACGCTGCGCCAGCCGCAGGCCACGGTGATCTTGCGCAAGTACGCGCTGGCCCGGGTGTTCGTCTCGGGCGAGGTCAATGCGCCGGCGGCCCACACGCTCGATGCCGGGCCGCTCACCGCGCTGCAGGCCATCGTGCAGAGCGGCGGCTTCCGCAAGGGGGCCGAGCGCAGCAATGTGGTGGTGCTGCGCAACTCTGCCAGCGGCCAGCCGGTTTTCATCAAGCTGGACATGCAGGGCCACCTGGAGCAGTCGGTGCAGGCCGACATCCTGCTGCGGCCCTACGACATCGTGTTCGTGCCGCAAAAGCGCATTGCCGAGGTGGCCGAGTTCTTCGACGAGTACATCAACAAGATCGTGCCGCTGTACCGGAATATGGGCTTCTATTTCAACTACAACCTGCGCGACAAGGTTGAGGTCAGGACCTCGCCATGA
- a CDS encoding glycosyltransferase family 2 protein produces the protein MTQQAAEGRVDVSVVLVGLNACHYIVECIVSLKAAQWPDCSYEIIYVDNGSKDDSVARVSAEHPDVHLIANPDNRGYCPAANQGSRIARGEYLYFLNDDTLVVDDAIARTLRTLRAEPRGGVVGSRLLNLDRTDQWSGRRFPSVWSAFLGRRSWLTRWLPNASPVVDYLCKTEVARGVPFEADWVSAAAMLVSQRDFWAIGGFAEDYYYWHEAVFCDRMHAAGHAVLLDPQSLIIHYEGKGSGKRTYPVLRWHILNFHRGAFRCFCEHYGLSRLHPLRWLVGAGLATRAGLLLAGNYFTAPRA, from the coding sequence ATGACGCAGCAAGCCGCCGAAGGCCGGGTCGATGTGTCCGTGGTCCTGGTCGGGCTCAATGCCTGCCACTACATCGTCGAATGCATTGTTTCGCTGAAGGCCGCGCAGTGGCCCGACTGCAGCTACGAGATCATCTATGTGGACAACGGCTCCAAGGATGACTCGGTCGCCCGCGTCAGCGCCGAGCACCCCGATGTGCACCTGATCGCCAACCCCGACAACCGCGGCTACTGCCCGGCCGCCAACCAGGGCTCGCGCATCGCCCGCGGCGAATACCTCTACTTCCTGAACGACGATACCCTGGTGGTCGACGACGCCATCGCCCGCACCCTGCGCACCTTGCGTGCCGAACCCAGAGGCGGCGTGGTCGGCAGCCGCCTGCTCAATCTGGATCGCACCGATCAGTGGTCGGGCCGGCGCTTCCCTTCGGTCTGGAGTGCCTTCCTGGGTCGGCGCTCCTGGCTGACCCGCTGGCTGCCCAATGCCTCGCCGGTGGTGGACTATCTGTGCAAGACCGAGGTGGCGCGCGGTGTGCCCTTCGAGGCCGACTGGGTGTCAGCCGCGGCCATGTTGGTCAGCCAGCGTGACTTCTGGGCCATAGGCGGCTTTGCCGAGGACTACTACTACTGGCACGAGGCGGTGTTCTGCGATCGCATGCATGCCGCCGGCCATGCGGTGCTGCTGGACCCGCAGTCGCTGATCATCCACTACGAGGGCAAGGGCAGCGGCAAGCGCACCTATCCGGTGCTGCGCTGGCACATCCTGAACTTCCACCGCGGCGCCTTCCGCTGCTTCTGCGAGCACTACGGCCTGTCCCGGCTGCACCCGCTGCGCTGGCTGGTGGGGGCGGGTCTTGCCACCCGTGCGGGCCTGCTGCTGGCCGGCAACTACTTCACCGCGCCGAGGGCCTGA